One Sporomusaceae bacterium FL31 DNA window includes the following coding sequences:
- the uvrA gene encoding UvrABC system protein A, with the protein MREKIIVKGARQHNLKNIDVEIPRDKLVVITGLSGSGKSSLAFDTIYAEGQRRYVESLSAYARQFLGQMDKPDVDYIEGLSPAISIDQKTTSRNPRSTVGTVTEIYDYLRLLFARAGRPHCPKCGKAISQQTVEQMVDQLLALPEGTKLMLLAPVVRGKKGEHQKVLEDIRKNGYVRVRVDGQIQDISEEIKLEKNKKHTIEVVVDRLVIRDGIASRLADSLETSLNLGGGVVSVQIVDGNELVFSQNFACVDCGISLPEIAPRMFSFNSPYGACPDCTGLGNNMEFDPALVIPDPGKSFIDGLLAPFTKNTNSYTMCQLEAVLDKYGYSLYSNWHDLSDQVKDIVMNGSGDERFSFRYENMYGEDKMYHSPFEGVMPLLNRRYRETSSDWTREEYEEYMSTKPCPTCKGARLKPETLAVKVGGKSIYEVTTQTIAEGKQFFAELELTDRERTIAYQILKEIHARLGFLLDVGLDYLTLDRAAGTLSGGEAQRIRLATQIGSGLVGVLYILDEPSIGLHQRDNNRLLATLQHLRDVGNTLLVVEHDEDTMYAADHIIDIGPVAGAGGGQIVAQGTVEQIKATPDSITGQYLSRRRFIPVPAVRRQPNGKWLEVIGAKENNLQNLTVKFPLGVFTAVTGVSGSGKSTLVNEILYKGLAHRIYKSRTRPGEHEDIRGAEHIDKIIDIDQSPIGRTPRSNPATYTSLFDAIREVFSQTPEAKMRGYKPGRFSFNVKGGRCEACRGDGIIKIEMHFLPDVYVPCEVCKGARYNRETLEVRYKGKSIAQVLDMVVEEAVDFFQNIPKVHRKLQILQDVGLGYIKLGQPATTLSGGEAQRIKLATELARRSTGKTLYILDEPTTGLHTADIHRLLEVLQRLVDGGDSVVVIEHNLDVIKTADHLIDLGPEGGYRGGTIVAQGTPEQIAATAQSYTGHFLKPLLEEAVAMNAAACKNEE; encoded by the coding sequence TTGAGAGAAAAAATTATTGTTAAAGGTGCAAGACAGCACAATTTAAAAAATATAGATGTTGAAATCCCGCGTGATAAACTGGTGGTGATCACCGGCTTGAGTGGTTCAGGGAAATCTTCATTGGCATTTGATACCATTTATGCCGAAGGCCAGCGGCGCTATGTTGAATCCTTATCGGCTTATGCCCGGCAATTCCTTGGCCAAATGGACAAACCAGATGTGGATTATATTGAAGGTTTGTCACCAGCCATCTCGATTGATCAAAAGACAACCAGCCGTAATCCACGCTCGACAGTAGGAACGGTAACCGAAATCTATGATTATCTGCGGCTGTTGTTTGCCCGTGCTGGCCGGCCTCATTGTCCGAAATGCGGAAAAGCCATCAGTCAGCAGACGGTTGAGCAAATGGTTGATCAATTGCTGGCATTGCCTGAAGGCACCAAACTTATGCTGTTGGCACCAGTGGTGCGCGGCAAAAAAGGCGAACATCAGAAAGTCCTGGAGGATATCCGTAAAAATGGCTATGTCCGGGTGCGGGTGGATGGACAGATCCAAGATATCAGTGAAGAAATCAAATTAGAAAAAAACAAAAAGCATACCATTGAGGTCGTTGTTGACCGTCTGGTAATTCGTGATGGTATTGCTTCGCGCTTGGCTGACTCACTGGAAACTTCGCTGAATCTTGGCGGCGGTGTTGTTTCAGTGCAAATCGTTGATGGAAATGAGCTGGTATTCAGCCAAAATTTCGCCTGCGTGGATTGTGGGATTAGTTTACCGGAAATTGCACCCAGGATGTTTTCTTTTAACAGCCCTTATGGTGCTTGTCCTGATTGTACCGGTTTAGGCAATAATATGGAGTTTGATCCGGCATTGGTCATTCCTGACCCCGGCAAATCCTTTATCGACGGCTTACTGGCGCCTTTTACCAAAAACACCAATTCCTATACTATGTGTCAGTTGGAAGCTGTGCTGGACAAGTACGGCTACTCACTGTACAGCAATTGGCATGATCTGTCTGATCAAGTGAAAGATATTGTCATGAATGGCTCTGGGGATGAGCGATTCAGCTTCCGTTATGAGAATATGTATGGCGAAGATAAAATGTACCATTCGCCATTTGAAGGGGTTATGCCGTTATTGAATCGGCGCTACCGGGAAACCAGTTCAGATTGGACCCGGGAGGAATATGAGGAATACATGAGTACTAAACCGTGCCCAACTTGTAAAGGGGCACGGCTAAAGCCTGAAACACTGGCCGTGAAAGTGGGCGGCAAGAGTATCTATGAAGTAACGACCCAAACCATTGCCGAAGGGAAACAATTTTTTGCTGAACTGGAACTGACTGACCGCGAGCGTACCATTGCTTATCAGATCTTGAAAGAGATTCATGCCCGCTTAGGCTTTTTACTGGATGTTGGCCTTGATTATCTGACGTTGGACCGGGCAGCCGGCACGTTATCCGGTGGTGAGGCACAGCGTATCCGTTTGGCAACGCAGATTGGCTCAGGTTTGGTAGGGGTGCTCTATATCCTGGATGAGCCCAGTATTGGCCTTCATCAACGCGATAATAACCGTCTATTGGCTACTCTGCAGCATCTCCGTGATGTCGGCAATACCCTGCTGGTGGTTGAACATGATGAAGATACCATGTATGCGGCTGATCACATTATTGATATTGGTCCTGTCGCCGGTGCTGGCGGCGGGCAGATTGTCGCGCAGGGAACGGTCGAGCAAATTAAGGCTACTCCTGACTCGATTACCGGTCAATACCTCAGCCGCCGCCGCTTTATTCCTGTTCCGGCTGTACGGCGTCAGCCAAACGGCAAATGGCTGGAAGTGATTGGCGCGAAAGAAAATAATCTGCAGAATCTGACTGTTAAATTTCCTTTAGGTGTTTTTACTGCCGTAACCGGCGTATCCGGTTCCGGTAAGAGCACTTTGGTTAATGAAATTCTCTATAAAGGTCTGGCTCATCGTATTTATAAAAGCCGGACCAGACCGGGTGAGCATGAAGATATCCGGGGTGCTGAGCATATCGATAAAATCATTGATATTGATCAGTCGCCAATTGGACGGACGCCGCGTTCCAACCCTGCGACCTATACCAGTTTGTTTGATGCCATTCGCGAAGTCTTCAGTCAAACCCCTGAGGCAAAAATGCGCGGTTATAAACCCGGACGCTTTAGTTTTAATGTCAAGGGCGGCCGTTGCGAAGCTTGCCGCGGTGACGGGATTATTAAGATCGAAATGCATTTCTTGCCTGACGTCTATGTGCCTTGCGAAGTGTGCAAGGGCGCTCGTTATAACCGGGAAACATTAGAGGTGCGTTATAAAGGCAAAAGCATTGCCCAGGTTCTGGATATGGTGGTAGAAGAAGCAGTCGACTTCTTTCAAAATATCCCTAAAGTACATCGTAAATTGCAGATTCTGCAAGATGTTGGTTTAGGCTATATCAAGTTAGGTCAACCGGCGACTACCCTAAGCGGCGGTGAAGCTCAGCGGATTAAGCTGGCGACTGAGCTGGCTCGCCGCAGTACCGGGAAAACGCTGTATATCCTTGATGAGCCAACCACTGGTTTGCACACTGCCGATATTCACCGCCTGCTGGAAGTGCTGCAGCGCTTGGTGGACGGTGGTGACAGTGTTGTGGTCATTGAACATAACCTGGATGTCATAAAAACCGCTGATCATCTGATTGATTTAGGTCCGGAAGGCGGCTACCGGGGCGGCACTATTGTTGCCCAAGGCACGCCTGAACAAATTGCAGCTACCGCTCAGTCGTATACCGGCCATTTTCTCAAGCCGCTGCTTGAGGAAGCTGTAGCTATGAATGCTGCAGCCTGCAAGAACGAGGAATAA
- the uvrB gene encoding UvrABC system protein B: protein MTTVPKLNTVYVEGGVPFKVAAPFEPTGDQPVAIEKLAAGISAGQRTQVLLGATGTGKTFTMAKVIEAVQKPTLVIAHNKTLAAQLASEFKEFFPENAVEYFVSYYDYYQPEAYIAHTDTYIEKDASINDEIDKLRHSATSSLFERRDVIIVASVSCIYGLGSPDEYRGLVLSLRQGQSRDRDEILRKLVAIQYERNDINFTRGTFRVRGDVIEIFPAANNEKALRVELFGDEIERILEIDTLTGEILAERKHIAIYPASHYVTSRENMLRAVQDIENELEQQLTYFKANNKLIEAQRLEQRTKYDLEMMQEMGYCSGIENYSRHLTNRQPGDAPYTLVDYFPEDFLIVIDESHVTLPQIRAMYAGDRSRKESLVGNGFRLPSAFDNRPFKFEEFVQRINQIVYVSATPAKYEFEQADQVVQQIIRPTGLIDPEVEIRPIKGQMDDLLGEIKIRTSTNERVLVTTLTKKMAENLTDYLKEMGIKVRYLHSDIVTMERAEIIRDLRAGVFDVLVGINLLREGLDLPEVSLVAILDADKEGFLRSETSLVQTIGRAARNVKGKVIMYADHMTDSMRRAISETDRRREIQHAYNIEHGITPKTIEKKVRELIETTKVAETPASYRASGTSSMTTDETLDLIASLESEMREASRKLEFERAAQLRDMVVELKGRLPAGSLGKAKSSAKKSTKKKG from the coding sequence ATGACTACTGTTCCAAAGTTAAATACAGTATATGTAGAAGGTGGAGTTCCTTTTAAAGTAGCGGCACCCTTTGAGCCTACCGGCGATCAGCCAGTGGCGATTGAAAAGCTTGCAGCCGGAATCAGTGCCGGTCAACGGACTCAGGTCTTGCTCGGGGCTACAGGTACCGGCAAAACTTTTACAATGGCTAAAGTCATTGAAGCTGTGCAGAAACCGACTTTGGTGATTGCGCATAATAAGACACTGGCAGCTCAATTAGCCAGTGAATTTAAAGAGTTTTTTCCGGAAAATGCGGTTGAGTATTTTGTAAGTTACTATGATTATTATCAACCGGAAGCTTACATTGCTCATACCGATACTTATATTGAAAAAGATGCTTCGATTAATGATGAGATTGATAAATTGCGCCACTCGGCGACCAGTTCGCTGTTCGAACGACGGGATGTCATTATTGTTGCCAGTGTGTCTTGTATTTATGGTTTGGGCTCACCAGACGAGTACCGCGGCCTAGTTCTGTCTTTGCGGCAGGGGCAATCGCGGGATCGTGACGAAATTTTACGCAAATTGGTAGCCATTCAATATGAACGCAATGATATTAATTTTACGCGCGGTACCTTCCGGGTTCGCGGTGATGTGATTGAAATATTCCCAGCAGCCAATAATGAAAAAGCGCTGCGGGTCGAGCTGTTTGGTGATGAGATTGAACGGATTCTGGAGATTGATACACTGACTGGTGAGATATTGGCTGAGCGCAAACATATTGCCATCTATCCGGCGTCTCACTATGTTACTTCCCGCGAAAATATGCTGCGGGCGGTACAGGATATTGAGAATGAACTGGAGCAGCAGCTCACTTACTTTAAAGCGAACAATAAACTGATTGAAGCACAGCGTCTGGAGCAGCGGACCAAATATGACCTGGAAATGATGCAGGAAATGGGCTATTGCTCGGGGATCGAAAATTATTCCCGCCATCTGACCAATCGACAGCCTGGTGATGCGCCTTATACGCTGGTGGATTATTTTCCCGAAGACTTCTTGATTGTCATCGATGAATCCCATGTTACGCTGCCGCAAATCCGGGCCATGTATGCAGGAGACCGTTCCCGCAAGGAATCACTAGTCGGTAATGGCTTTAGGCTTCCTTCAGCGTTTGATAACAGACCTTTTAAATTTGAAGAGTTTGTGCAAAGGATTAACCAGATTGTCTATGTATCGGCGACTCCGGCTAAATATGAATTTGAGCAAGCCGATCAGGTTGTTCAGCAAATCATCCGGCCAACCGGACTGATTGATCCTGAGGTTGAAATCAGGCCAATTAAAGGACAGATGGACGATTTGTTAGGAGAAATAAAAATCAGAACGTCCACCAATGAGCGGGTTTTAGTGACAACCCTGACTAAGAAGATGGCCGAGAACCTCACCGATTATCTGAAAGAAATGGGGATCAAAGTTCGCTATCTTCATTCTGATATTGTGACTATGGAGCGGGCCGAAATTATCCGTGATTTGCGGGCCGGGGTGTTTGATGTGCTTGTCGGCATCAATCTGCTGCGGGAAGGGCTTGATTTACCGGAAGTCTCATTGGTGGCTATCTTGGATGCTGATAAAGAAGGCTTCTTGCGATCTGAGACATCCTTAGTTCAGACCATTGGCCGGGCTGCCCGTAACGTAAAGGGAAAGGTTATCATGTATGCAGATCACATGACTGACTCGATGCGGCGGGCGATCAGTGAGACCGACCGTCGCCGTGAGATTCAGCATGCTTATAATATTGAACACGGGATTACGCCCAAAACCATTGAGAAAAAGGTCAGAGAGCTGATTGAAACAACCAAAGTGGCTGAGACTCCGGCCAGCTATCGGGCAAGTGGTACTTCAAGCATGACGACTGATGAAACGCTTGATTTGATCGCCAGTTTGGAAAGTGAAATGCGCGAAGCTTCCAGGAAACTCGAATTTGAACGTGCCGCCCAACTGCGCGATATGGTTGTTGAGCTGAAGGGACGGTTGCCTGCCGGAAGTTTAGGCAAAGCTAAAAGTTCAGCAAAGAAATCCACAAAGAAAAAAGGCTAG
- a CDS encoding membrane protein: MFPWQDLVTVIISRTLAMYFDPTFWTIMALVIFQYWQMQRNQKRMFGVHSYSLKNQVFMAAVYGMIGGIIGSFIMTLFGITLNQLGLNYIWPVAIALMVINLRFLCFAYAGGLVAVSNVLFGWPVVNVPQVLALVAILHITESVLIAISNRYGAIPLIVKKEDGRLVGAFNLQNFWPLPLVLLTAMAVPNGDLPTGIIKMPDWWPLIPANLVLPEGERWIYATMPVVAALGYADIAVASSPSKRRRQSAFHLAIYSIVLLGLALLAAKFEWVKIFAALASPLGHEFLIQRDNRLEMEGKPLFVRPEIGVMVLDTVYDTPARQANLKPGDIITRLNQFAIRWPHDLELALADIPKECWLEYERNGVVDRCLIKFTKGNTLGVILVPNGNETAYAELSTERFGIVDWAKRKLDQ, from the coding sequence ATGTTTCCTTGGCAGGATCTTGTTACAGTCATTATCAGCCGAACCTTGGCGATGTATTTCGATCCGACTTTTTGGACAATCATGGCGCTGGTTATCTTTCAGTACTGGCAGATGCAGCGCAATCAAAAGCGCATGTTTGGGGTACATAGCTATTCGCTTAAAAATCAGGTGTTTATGGCCGCCGTTTATGGCATGATTGGCGGTATTATCGGCAGCTTTATAATGACTTTGTTCGGAATCACACTCAATCAGTTAGGGCTGAACTACATTTGGCCGGTAGCCATTGCGCTGATGGTGATCAATTTGCGGTTTCTATGCTTTGCTTATGCCGGCGGCCTGGTGGCCGTATCCAACGTGCTGTTTGGCTGGCCAGTGGTCAATGTGCCGCAGGTCTTGGCACTGGTTGCCATTTTGCATATTACCGAGAGTGTGCTGATTGCTATCAGCAACCGTTATGGAGCCATTCCGCTTATTGTAAAGAAAGAAGACGGCAGACTGGTGGGAGCTTTTAATTTACAGAACTTCTGGCCACTGCCTTTGGTATTATTGACTGCTATGGCTGTACCAAACGGCGACCTGCCGACAGGCATTATCAAAATGCCGGATTGGTGGCCTCTAATTCCCGCTAATTTGGTGCTTCCTGAAGGGGAGCGATGGATTTATGCGACCATGCCGGTCGTGGCCGCGCTTGGGTATGCTGATATTGCTGTTGCCAGCTCTCCAAGTAAACGCCGGCGGCAGTCAGCCTTTCATTTAGCCATCTACAGTATTGTGCTGCTTGGTCTGGCACTTTTGGCGGCTAAGTTTGAATGGGTGAAAATTTTTGCAGCGCTGGCTTCACCGCTTGGTCATGAATTTTTAATTCAGCGTGATAACAGACTGGAGATGGAAGGGAAGCCGCTCTTCGTCCGTCCCGAAATTGGGGTTATGGTACTGGATACCGTTTACGATACCCCGGCCCGCCAGGCTAATTTAAAACCTGGGGATATTATTACCAGGCTGAATCAGTTTGCCATTCGCTGGCCGCATGATCTTGAACTGGCCTTAGCCGACATTCCGAAAGAATGCTGGCTGGAATATGAGCGGAATGGCGTGGTGGATAGGTGTCTGATTAAGTTTACCAAAGGCAATACACTTGGGGTAATCTTAGTTCCCAATGGGAATGAGACTGCCTATGCTGAGCTTAGTACCGAACGATTTGGCATTGTTGACTGGGCCAAGCGCAAGCTTGATCAATAA
- a CDS encoding arylesterase — translation MLLNVIRVLVCFMVALVVCQSGAGKVQADIDNVKKVRIVWEVQPDAVMYELMIVKQPADTAEQSALPEPILIRQDIYTAGVELDALALNSELNSLWWQVRALNVERQPISEFSQPQLLSEGEINPISPLPTAYLDSFPFGKLYPAYSWIPVLNAASYEVQVLSAKPEIDQVYVALVRKYEVSGSVAFDCYDEAAYTEEGTYWWRVLAKDADNKPIGQWSPALSFQVQRQGVPIALFGDSVTHGGGAISNPPSDPAYDLTSYAGLPIKNLGRSGDTVAGMVDRFDHDVLPFSPQVLVVLGGINDIRAGMSADEVIEYFAAIKSQCLRHGIVPVFVTLTPVNPTAIKNAFDEETSPEWRSQWEQANQWIIAQEHHVDVTPLFNQPGGLMPTALATDGLHPDTVGKAMIGSAVGAYLKQNFPEHTNQAAQWQEI, via the coding sequence ATGTTACTCAATGTTATACGGGTGCTGGTCTGTTTTATGGTTGCGTTGGTGGTATGTCAGTCTGGAGCAGGCAAGGTGCAAGCCGATATTGATAATGTAAAAAAAGTACGAATCGTCTGGGAGGTCCAGCCTGATGCTGTGATGTATGAGCTGATGATTGTCAAGCAGCCAGCAGATACCGCTGAGCAGTCAGCATTGCCGGAACCTATACTCATCAGACAAGATATCTATACAGCCGGAGTGGAGCTTGATGCACTGGCTCTGAATTCTGAGCTCAATTCATTATGGTGGCAGGTTCGAGCTTTGAATGTGGAGCGTCAGCCCATTTCTGAATTTAGTCAGCCGCAGTTGCTGAGTGAAGGCGAAATCAATCCAATTTCACCGTTACCAACGGCTTATTTGGATAGTTTTCCGTTCGGAAAATTGTATCCGGCTTATTCCTGGATTCCAGTATTGAATGCGGCATCCTATGAAGTGCAGGTACTATCAGCTAAACCGGAGATTGATCAGGTTTATGTTGCATTGGTAAGAAAATATGAAGTCAGCGGTTCAGTCGCGTTTGACTGTTATGATGAAGCTGCTTATACCGAAGAAGGCACCTATTGGTGGCGGGTATTGGCTAAAGATGCAGATAATAAGCCAATCGGACAATGGTCGCCGGCTCTGTCCTTTCAAGTTCAACGGCAGGGAGTTCCAATAGCCCTGTTTGGTGACAGCGTTACTCATGGCGGCGGGGCTATTTCCAATCCGCCATCCGATCCCGCCTATGATTTAACCAGCTATGCAGGACTGCCAATTAAAAATCTGGGGCGGAGCGGGGATACCGTAGCTGGTATGGTAGATCGCTTTGATCATGATGTGCTGCCATTTTCACCCCAAGTATTAGTGGTATTGGGAGGCATTAATGATATCAGAGCCGGTATGTCAGCCGATGAGGTTATTGAGTATTTTGCTGCAATTAAAAGTCAATGCTTGCGTCATGGGATTGTTCCGGTTTTTGTAACCCTGACACCGGTTAATCCAACTGCGATAAAAAACGCTTTTGATGAAGAAACTTCTCCAGAATGGCGAAGCCAATGGGAGCAAGCCAACCAGTGGATTATCGCACAGGAACATCATGTGGATGTTACTCCGCTCTTTAATCAACCGGGCGGACTCATGCCAACTGCGCTTGCAACCGATGGACTTCATCCGGATACGGTAGGCAAAGCCATGATTGGCAGTGCTGTTGGTGCCTATTTAAAGCAAAATTTTCCTGAGCATACCAATCAAGCAGCTCAATGGCAGGAGATTTAA
- a CDS encoding peptidase, which yields MSKRKIVVGAILLVLVTFFSTVGGLYYLLNLGSGDAASTLKFMRALQIIKSRYVEEVPMDTLMTGAIKGMVGSLGDPHSIYMDPKTYKEFMIETEGSFGGVGIVVGVKEKMLTVVSPIEGTPGEKAGIKSGDQILKIDGLDTKDMALDEAVNKIRGPEGSQVTLTIRRGSEQVKDYTLTRSNIQIKTISGKMLPGNIGYIRLSMFNENTGADFIKQYQELESAGMKAVILDLRDNPGGLLEESVKVAGKFVPQGPVVSVVMRDGHRETHSSNLQAVKYPVAVLVNGGSASASEIVAGAIQDTQAGTLVGTKTYGKGSVQTLMRIDSGAIKLTIAKYLTPNDRSINGIGIEPDVKIEQPEPREPNKDVQLDKAIEIVKGKL from the coding sequence TTGAGTAAACGTAAAATCGTGGTTGGTGCCATTCTATTGGTTTTAGTCACTTTCTTTTCGACAGTGGGTGGATTATATTATCTGCTCAACTTGGGAAGTGGTGATGCGGCCAGTACGCTTAAGTTTATGCGGGCGCTGCAAATCATTAAATCCCGGTATGTTGAGGAAGTTCCGATGGATACCTTGATGACTGGGGCCATTAAAGGAATGGTTGGCTCATTGGGAGATCCGCATTCCATTTATATGGATCCAAAGACCTATAAGGAATTTATGATTGAGACTGAAGGGTCATTTGGCGGAGTGGGGATCGTGGTTGGCGTTAAGGAAAAAATGCTGACAGTCGTATCGCCCATTGAAGGAACACCTGGTGAGAAAGCCGGCATTAAAAGCGGTGACCAAATTCTAAAGATTGATGGATTGGACACCAAAGACATGGCGCTGGATGAGGCGGTCAATAAAATTCGCGGTCCAGAAGGCAGTCAAGTGACATTGACCATCAGACGCGGCAGCGAGCAAGTGAAAGACTATACGTTGACCAGAAGCAATATTCAAATTAAGACCATCTCAGGCAAAATGCTTCCCGGTAATATCGGCTATATCCGCTTATCCATGTTTAATGAAAATACGGGCGCAGATTTTATTAAGCAATATCAGGAATTGGAAAGCGCCGGTATGAAAGCCGTTATTTTGGATTTGCGTGACAATCCCGGCGGTTTATTAGAAGAAAGTGTTAAGGTAGCCGGCAAATTTGTACCTCAGGGTCCTGTTGTATCAGTTGTGATGCGGGACGGTCATCGCGAAACGCATTCTTCTAATCTGCAGGCAGTAAAATATCCGGTGGCAGTTCTGGTCAATGGCGGCAGCGCCAGTGCATCAGAAATCGTGGCAGGTGCCATTCAGGATACTCAGGCAGGCACGTTGGTTGGAACCAAGACTTATGGCAAAGGTTCTGTTCAAACTTTGATGCGGATTGACAGTGGCGCAATCAAACTGACAATTGCAAAATATCTCACTCCCAATGATCGCTCAATTAACGGGATTGGTATTGAGCCTGATGTCAAAATCGAACAGCCCGAACCACGGGAGCCGAATAAAGATGTCCAGTTAGATAAAGCCATTGAAATTGTTAAGGGTAAGCTGTAA
- a CDS encoding peptidase M23, with translation MGNRKRWTALVIAVTVLVSAVGTVLANNLNDQLDSVQRRMQDQQNKASQAQQQVNSVSGQLKKIQGDLDGATAEYNTIQSKLSYTEEQIELNTGVLEKAERNLTERSKILNKRMRDIYENGQVSYLDVLLGAHDFGDFTTRMDILKRVVNQDITLITKVKAERELVLQKKAELERDRAAIAELHKAAEEKRLAISARKNEREAVLASAVNERDTAEQAYQELLETSRQIEQMIRSQSGNNSAASSTGTLIWPASGPITSPYGWRTHPIFGTQRYHSGIDIGADYGDTVSAADGGVVIYADWMGGYGKAVIIDHGGGISTLYAHNSELLVSEGERVRKGQAISRVGSTGYSTGPHLHFEVRENGSPVSPMGYLP, from the coding sequence ATGGGCAATCGTAAACGCTGGACTGCACTGGTCATCGCCGTGACGGTGCTGGTATCGGCGGTTGGAACGGTTTTGGCGAACAATCTGAATGACCAATTGGACTCAGTACAAAGGCGCATGCAAGACCAGCAAAACAAGGCGTCTCAAGCTCAGCAGCAAGTGAATAGCGTTTCCGGACAGCTTAAAAAGATTCAGGGTGATCTGGATGGCGCTACAGCCGAATATAATACCATCCAATCCAAACTTTCTTATACGGAAGAGCAAATTGAGCTGAACACCGGAGTATTGGAAAAAGCCGAACGTAATCTTACCGAGCGGAGTAAGATTCTGAATAAACGTATGCGCGATATTTATGAAAATGGCCAGGTCAGCTATTTGGATGTGCTGCTTGGGGCTCATGATTTTGGTGATTTTACCACACGGATGGATATACTAAAACGGGTGGTTAATCAAGATATTACCCTGATCACGAAAGTCAAAGCCGAACGTGAATTGGTGCTGCAGAAAAAGGCTGAACTTGAGCGGGATCGAGCCGCTATTGCCGAATTACATAAAGCAGCCGAGGAAAAGCGTTTAGCCATTTCTGCGCGTAAAAATGAGCGCGAAGCTGTGCTGGCTTCTGCCGTTAATGAGCGGGATACGGCTGAGCAGGCGTATCAGGAATTGCTGGAAACCTCGCGGCAGATTGAACAAATGATCCGCAGCCAGTCCGGCAATAATAGTGCTGCCAGTTCTACTGGGACACTGATTTGGCCGGCGTCAGGACCCATTACATCGCCTTATGGCTGGCGGACACATCCTATTTTCGGCACACAGCGTTATCATAGCGGCATTGATATTGGGGCTGACTATGGTGATACCGTTTCGGCTGCCGATGGCGGTGTAGTGATTTATGCCGACTGGATGGGTGGCTATGGTAAAGCCGTTATTATTGATCATGGCGGTGGTATTTCCACGTTATATGCCCACAATTCCGAGCTCCTGGTGAGTGAGGGTGAGCGGGTAAGAAAAGGACAGGCCATTTCCCGGGTTGGTTCGACTGGTTATTCCACTGGGCCGCATTTGCATTTTGAAGTTCGGGAAAATGGATCGCCTGTAAGTCCAATGGGATATTTACCGTAG
- the ftsX gene encoding cell division protein FtsX codes for MRIRTVEYFIREAVVSLRRNGLMSFASVSTVALSLLILGIFLILVLNLNNMASALESQVQITVYLKDDLSDLEMREVGTRISKLQGVSQVMFVSKEEAMERFKDRLGDQQSLLTALGDTNPLPNAFEVKVDRPERVKTTAKSIAELHGVENAKFGQEVIDQLFKLTKMVRIFGLVLIVFLALAALFIISNTIRLTVFARRKEIGIMKYVGATDWFIRWPFLIEGMILGFGGALIAVFILSRTYSAITQQIYASLAFLPLIPEDPFISNISMMMLVVGTAIGALGSTISLKRFMKV; via the coding sequence ATGAGGATTAGAACCGTTGAATATTTTATCAGGGAAGCTGTTGTATCACTGAGACGCAACGGATTAATGAGTTTTGCCTCGGTCAGCACAGTGGCGCTTTCCCTGTTAATATTAGGGATATTTCTTATTTTAGTGCTCAACCTGAATAATATGGCCTCAGCTTTAGAATCGCAGGTTCAGATCACCGTCTACCTAAAAGATGATTTGTCAGACCTGGAAATGCGGGAAGTGGGTACGCGGATTTCTAAGCTGCAAGGTGTCAGCCAAGTGATGTTTGTCAGTAAAGAAGAAGCCATGGAACGCTTTAAAGATCGGCTGGGTGATCAGCAGAGTCTGTTAACCGCTCTTGGTGATACCAATCCATTACCTAATGCGTTTGAGGTAAAAGTGGACAGGCCTGAGCGAGTGAAAACGACCGCGAAAAGCATTGCTGAGCTTCACGGCGTAGAAAACGCGAAATTTGGGCAGGAAGTCATTGACCAATTATTCAAGCTGACCAAAATGGTTCGGATTTTTGGGTTAGTGCTGATCGTCTTTTTAGCCTTAGCCGCGTTGTTTATTATTTCCAACACCATTCGCCTGACTGTTTTTGCCAGACGCAAGGAAATTGGAATTATGAAATATGTGGGTGCAACCGACTGGTTTATCCGCTGGCCGTTTCTGATTGAAGGGATGATCTTAGGATTTGGCGGTGCATTGATTGCGGTGTTTATTCTTAGCCGCACATATAGTGCGATTACGCAGCAAATCTATGCTTCATTGGCTTTCCTGCCATTGATTCCCGAAGATCCGTTTATTTCAAATATCAGCATGATGATGCTGGTGGTAGGAACTGCAATTGGCGCTTTAGGCAGTACCATCTCATTAAAACGGTTTATGAAAGTGTAG